Proteins co-encoded in one Ziziphus jujuba cultivar Dongzao chromosome 9, ASM3175591v1 genomic window:
- the LOC107426992 gene encoding alpha-L-fucosidase 2: MFTAPDGKPASVSYSSTMDMAIIKEVFAAIVSAAEILGRSEDALIGKVRQAQPRLLPYKIARDGSLMEWALDFEDPEPHHRHVSHLFGLFPGHTITIEKNPDLCKAIDYTLYKRGEDGPGWSTTWKAALWARLRSTEHAYRMIKHLIVLVDPDHEADFEGGLYSNLFTAHPPFQIDANFGFSAAIAEMLVQSTMKDLYLLPALPRDKWANGCVKGLKARGGVTVNICWKEGDLHEVGLWSKDQNVVKRLHYRGLTVMANLSSGKVYTFNKLLRCVNSKSL; this comes from the exons ATGTTTACTGCTCCAGATGGTAAGCCTGCCAGTGTGAGCTACTCGTCAACTATGGACATGGCTATCATAAAAGAGGTTTTCGCTGCAATTGTTTCTGCTGCTGAG ATTTTGGGGAGAAGTGAGGATGCTCTTATAGGAAAAGTCCGTCAGGCTCAACCTAGGCTTTTACCATACAAAATTGCTAGAGATGGTTCCCTAATGGAATGG GCACTAGATTTTGAGGATCCGGAGCCACATCATCGACATGTATCACATCTTTTTGGCCTGTTTCCTGGGCACACAATAACCATTGAGAAAAATCCTGACCTCTGTAAAGCTATAGATTATACCCTCTATAAAAGAG GAGAGGATGGTCCAGGATGGTCAACTACATGGAAAGCTGCATTATGGGCTCGTCTTCGCAGCACCGAACATGCATATCGTATGATCAAGCATTTGATCGTCTTGGTGGATCCAGATCATGAGGCTGATTTTGAGGGAGGACTTTACAGTAACTTGTTTACTGCACACCCTCCTTTTCAAATTGATGCCAACTTTGG ATTTTCAGCAGCAATTGCTGAAATGCTAGTTCAAAGTACCATGAAGGACCTTTATTTACTTCCTGCTCTTCCCCGTGATAAATGGGCAAATGGTTGTGTGAAAGGTCTGAAAGCGCGGGGCGGAGTGACAGTCAACATCTGCTGGAAGGAAGGAGATCTTCATGAAGTTGGTCTTTGGTCCAAGGATCAGAATGTGGTTAAGAGATTACACTACAGAGGACTCACGGTCATGGCAAATTTATCATCTGGCAAAGTTTACACTTTCAATAAACTTTTAAGGTGTGTGAACTCAAAATCTCTTTGA
- the LOC107426993 gene encoding alpha-L-fucosidase 2 — protein sequence MEEGGWVVVPRPLQENLCNPPTSVKNDKSSNPLKVIFNEPAKHWTDALPIGNGRLGAMVWGGVSSELIQLNEDTLWTGTPGNYTNPDAPEALEQVRKLVDDGDFSEATTAAAKLTGIPSEAYQLLGDINLEFDDSHLKYSEETYHRELDLDSATVRVKYSVGDVEFTREHFASYPHQVIVTKIYGSKSGSLSFTLSMDSKLNHQSRVNSKNQIIMEGSCRGKRILRKVSANDNPKGSQFSAVLDLQISDSRGVIHVLDDKKLRVEGSDWAVLLLVAKSTFDGPFIKPSDSKRDPTSESLSVLNSIRNLSYSDLYAHHLDDYQTLFHRVSLQLSKSTKTVIGNRVFGTKQSASPVTNLDFKGREDDSLSTAERVKSFQTNEDPSLVGLLFQYGRYLLISCSRPGTQVANLQGIWNKDMEPTWDCAPHLNINLEMNYWPSLPCNLSECQEPLFDFISSLSINGKKTSEVNYKTSGWLVHHKSDIWARTSACQGDVVYALWPMGGAWLCTHLWEHYNYTMDKDFLKNRAYPLLEGCVAFLLDWLIEGSGGYLETNPSTSPEHYFIAPDGKQACVSYSSTMDMAIINEVFSAIVSAAEILEKNEDDIIKKVKKAQPRLRPAKIASDGSIMEWAQDFKDPEVHHRHLSHLFGLFPGHTINVKTPDLYKAAKVSLLKRGEDGPGWSTTWKIASWARLHSSEHSYRMIKRLIKFVDPEHEKEFEGGLYSNLFTAHPPFQIDANFGFSAAITEMLVQSTMNDVYLLPALPTEKWANGCVKGLKARGGVTINITWEEGDLQEVSLWSDHTSVRRLHYRGTIVSANISSGILHIFDGLLRCRTT from the exons ATGGAAGAAGGAGGTTGGGTTGTGGTGCCGCGGCCTCTACAAGAGAATCTATGCAACCCACCGACCTCCGTGAAGAACGATAAGAGTTCTAACCCTCTCAAGGTAATCTTCAACGAACCAGCCAAGCATTGGACTGATGCTCTTCCTATCGGCAATGGCCGCCTTGGTGCCATGGTTTGGGGCGGTGTTAGTTCTGAGCTTATCCAGCTCAATG AGGACACGCTTTGGACTGGAACTCCAGGAAATTACACTAATCCTGATGCTCCAGAGGCTTTGGAACAAGTCAGAAAACTTGTTGATGATGGTGATTTTTCTGAAGCCACTACGGCAGCAGCCAAATTGACTGGAATTCCGTCAGAG GCCTACCAGCTTCTGGGTGACATTAATCTAGAGTTTGATGATTCTCATCTTAAGTACTCTGAAGAAACTTACCACAGAGAGCTTGACCTGGATAGTGCAACAGTGAGAGTAAAGTATTCGGTAGGTGATGTGGAATTTACCAGAGAACATTTTGCTTCTTATCCCCATCAAGTGATTGTGACAAAGATTTATGGAAGCAAATCTGGGTCTTTATCATTCACTTTGTCTATGGACAGCAAATTAAACCATCAGTCACGTGTAAATAGCAAGAATCAGATAATAATGGAAGGAAGTTGTCGTGGTAAAAGGATCCTTCGAAAAGTTAGTGCAAATGACAATCCAAAAGGAAGTCAGTTTTCTGCAGTTCTTGATTTGCAGATTAGTGATAGCAGAGGGGTAATACATGTTTTAGATGACAAGAAGTTGAGGGTTGAAGGTTCAGATTGGGCTGTTTTGCTTCTGGTGGCTAAGTCTACATTTGATGGACCATTCATAAAGCCTTCTGATTCTAAGAGGGATCCAACTTCAGAGTCTCTCAGTGTGTTAAATTCAATAAGAAATTTGTCATATTCTGATCTTTATGCTCATCACTTGGATGACTATCAGACCCTTTTTCATCGTGTCTCATTGCAGCTTTCTAAAAGCACCAAAACCGTTATAGGGAACAGGGTTTTTGGGACAAAGCAATCTGCCTCTCCTGTAACTAATTTAGATTTCAAGGGAAGAGAAGATGATTCGCTTTCAACAGCAGAGAGGGTGAAATCCTTTCAGACTAATGAAGATCCGTCCCTAGTTGGACTACTATTTCAGTATGGTCGTTATTTGCTTATTTCTTGTTCACGGCCTGGAACTCAGGTTGCAAACCTTCAGGGAATATGGAACAAGGATATGGAGCCAACTTGGGA TTGTGCTCCTCACTTGAATATTAATCTTGAAATGAACTACTGGCCTTCTCTTCCTTGCAACCTTAGTGAGTGCCAGGAACCCTTGtttgatttcatttcatctctGTCAATCAACGGAAAAAAAACTTCAGAA GTGAATTACAAAACAAGTGGTTGGCTTGTACATCATAAGTCTGACATTTGGGCAAGAACATCAGCATGTCAAGGTGATGTTGTGTATGCTTTATGGCCAATGGGTGGAGCGTGGCTTTGTACACATCTATGGGAGCATTATAATTATACAATGGACAAA GATTTTCTGAAAAACAGGGCATATCCTTTGTTGGAAGGATGTGTGGCGTTTCTATTGGATTGGTTAATAGAAGGATCTGGAGGATATTTGGAAACCAACCCATCAACTTCTCCAGAACATTACTTTATTGCTCCTGATGGTAAGCAAGCTTGTGTAAGCTACTCATCGACCATGGACATGGCAATCATAAATGAGGTTTTCTCAGCAATTGTTTCTGCTGCTGAG ATTCTTGAAAAAAATGAGGATGATATTATTAAAAAGGTGAAAAAGGCTCAGCCAAGACTTCGTCCAGCGAAAATTGCTAGTGATGGTTCTATTATGGAATGG GCACAAGATTTTAAAGATCCAGAGGTTCATCATCGACATCTTTCCCACCTCTTTGGCCTGTTTCCAGGGCACACAATCAATGTTAAAACTCCAGACCTATATAAAGCAGCCaaggtttcccttttaaaacgaG GTGAGGATGGTCCAGGTTGGTCAACCACATGGAAAATTGCCTCGTGGGCACGTCTACATAGTAGTGAGCATTCATATCGCATGATCAAACGTTTAATCAAATTCGTGGACCCTGAACATGAGAAAGAATTTGAAGGAGGATTATACAGTAATCTATTCACTGCACACCCTCCTTTCCAAATTGATGCCAACTTTGG TTTTTCTGCAGCCATTACAGAAATGCTTGTACAAAGCACCATGAATGATGTTTACTTGCTTCCTGCACTTCCGACTGAGAAATGGGCAAATGGATGTGTAAAAGGGTTAAAGGCTCGTGGTGGGGTGACCAT